The segment CATCTCTATATGTGAATGAAGGAATACAAAATAGTAATATGTGTGAACATACTCATTGAAAGAACTTGTATTATGAATTGATTTACCTCAAATCAAGGGTAATATTTGTTATTCTACCGCATATACTCTGGAAGGCCTACCACATTCGGATCGGGCTTGATTAAATGTTGGCCATAGGTGTGGACAGCCCGCAACACCCTACGGAACTTGCGGCTGATAGTTTCAGTGGAATGTTAGAATCTGTCACCCACAGGTCGCATCCGAGTATTATTGCCGACAATGTACAAGAATACGACAACAGCCTCCTGCACGTCCACACGCCCCTTCCCTTCCTTCAAGTAACCATGCTGTTTCAGCTCATCCACCAAAtgatagaacaagtccaatgtCATGCGGAACATGTCATGACAATTGGTAGGATTGCCATCCCTCACTTCAGCCATGTAGTATTTCCCACTCAAAATGCTAGTACGCATTGGGCGCTTGTCATAATGCCGCTGGAAATAAGCCACCATCTCACCAACAAATGGAAATACAATCCAAAACTCTTCCTCCTCACTATCATAGTCTGAATCTGTGTCTACACCAATTTCCATGTCATCATCACAATCACTGACATCCATGTCATGATCACAGTCACTGACATCCATATCATCACCGCATCCAGAACTTTCCATGTCATCATCGTCAGAGTCAAAGTAAGCATCGTCAAAATCGAAGGTCCAAAATGGATCATTAGGAGAGACCATTCTACCCTATACCCTACAAAAACCAAAGCATTAGTACCAATTCATTGCAATATGTAGACTGACAAAAGGAATAATAAGTGGTATTGAAGATGCTGCAATAATGTTAGCACAACTCTCCTTATAATGTAAGTACTAAAAAACAATTACCATAAAAATGATACAATACTAAAAGAAACACCAAGTACATAACAGCAATTACCAAACCCACATACTAATGTAAATTGCATCAAGTAGAGATCACCAAGTGAGAAAGCTCACATACTAACATATGCTAATCATATCAAATCCACATGCATGGTTCACAACAATTACCATTACAACAAAAATAGCTTTAAGTAAAAGTGTTCAGCTGAACAAGGCAAATACAACCAAAAGTCCAAGATCatctacacacacacaaagtcCTTACAAGTTACATAAGTGATTCACATCTGAATCACAATAATccatacaaaatagaaataataagtCTCCATTAATTTTCTGGGTTGTGAGCATAACGCTCCATCCACCTCCTCCTCCTATGTTCTAGCATGCCCATGAACACCactcatctctcttttttttggagaacCTCGGAGATGTTGATATAGGTGTCATCATCAAGATCATTGTACTGGTTCAGCACATCTAAAGCCCTCCCAAGGAAGCAAGGATCGCCACCAGTAGTAGATTGTGCAACATGGTCGAAGCTACCCATAGACTTGCCCATTTTCTTGTTAAACCGTTCCCTTGTCAATGCAGTGTACTCTTGAAGAGCAATGGTCATCTCACGCTTTCTTGACAACCTTCTTCCCCTTGCCAGTAGGCTCTTCAATGGGACATTTGTCTGCACGTTGGGTTTGCTCCGTAGCAAAGGGATCATCTTGGGTTATGCCCTCCATGTCAGGATTGTAGCAGTTATCGGTACCCAACTAGGTACGACGAGCCTCATTGGCAATTTCCTTCTCTAAGGCACGCTCTTCATCACTATCTAGGGCTGGTGtgtttaatgaaatttgatagGCACCAATTGCAACATTAGAAGCAAACAGCTACTGTAGTTTGTCATAGCTAGGACATCCACTCTTCCGTAATGCATTTGCTTTAGAATCAGCCTGAAATGACAAGATGTACATCAAAATCATActaatacaaaatagaaaattacgAACATTTTACCAATGAATTAGGGTAGTAAATCTAACATACCGCAACCACATTCGCTCACACCTCCTCCAAAACAGTAACCGTTTGGGTTGTCTCATCCCACCCCAACCCGATATGGCTCAAAAGCTGGCTCCACTTTCTCTGCTTTTGCCTAAGCCTATTATGCTTTTGTTGCACTTGCTTAATGTGAAAACTCGTCCCCGTTTGCTCATTTAGGGCATTCATAATTGATAGCCAAGTTGTAGCCTTAAAAATACCATGTTCCATATTCTCCTTTTGTTGTCATCCACCATAATATCAATGAAGATTTTTTCAATGTGATAAGGCCACTTTGGCTCCTCAGCATTTTGAGATTCTTGTGCCATCTAATACAAATATCCCAACACAATTGCGGAGacgttaatatatatatatatatatataaatatatatatatagttccaTGAATTGGCCACTTCATTTCTATTAGAAGAGGAACTGAGACAGTATTTTACTGAAGTTTTCAtttcttaatataattttgataaACGTTTATGTCACTTTGAAAAACAGAAAACTAATGGATGGACAAATAAAGCTAAGAAATGTAAAATAGTGCAATATGCAGTGCTCTATCCAGCAACATGCAGTGctctatttgttttatttttatttaatgctTACTATCATACAGTGTCAATAGCTAAGATCAAGTCATCACTTATCAGTTAATTCCAAACAAAGGAATGAAAACAGTattcttaataaaaaagaaaagaaccatATTCCTAATTAAtccaaaacctcaaaaattaagttaaagCTTAGACATTTTCCTTTTATCATACGTATATGAAAATCAAGAGACCAAAACCATCAAAAGACCACCCAAACATGAAGTGAGTGAAATCAACaaaattttggtaattgttAAATTGCCAAAACCAAGACCTTCTTCACAAGTTACTATAATAATAGGAAACAGGAGATACTACAAGAATAAAGGATGCACTTGATGAAATTgcatatcaattttttcaatatACAACACAAATTAATGATCTAAAATGTGGGAGAGAAAAACCTCATCCTTTTTATCTTCTATACACATTAGACACAATCAGAGTAATAGAACCACAAACTTCTACAAGCTAAGTAAGCACTGTCATACTTGAGTTGTCATCAAATCAAGGTTTGATATCTTATTTGTTGTAGATGGTGAAAGAATCTCTAAAGgcaggaaaataaattgaacaaaTGGCATTTTGATATAAACAAATGAATTTGAAACGTAATCTTAAGCTATTGCAGCAAAGGTATGGTTGGGAGAATGGAGAGCCAAGGCATGGGTGACTCATGGTTGTGCTTTGCAGTGTGGTTTGTTTTGGCAAAGCACGTGCCGACATGCACACACACCAGAAAGGACTGTGCTTTGTGGACTGAAGGTAAAAATTATATACCAACGAGGCAAAGCAAGGGAAAAATGGGCAGTTTTTCCTTAATTTACAACCAATTATGAagcaatatggtttttttttttttttcattttttgatccAGAAGCAAAATGGTTTTATTTTCGCAATTTAACACCATATTTGTTCATCAATTAAACAAATAGGTCACATAAATTTCATACCACAACTGTGGAAAGAAAGACCTACTTcaataaaacacaaataatgaaaagaaagaccCAAGTGCAAATCAATAAAACAGAAattataaaaggaaagaaagatcAAAGATGAAATGTGAGAGAAAACGGAGAGAGACAAGTGAAAAGGGGGAAAATTTTGGCTGAAATATTTTGAGGGAAGTGAGAAATGGTTTTTGAGAGAGCAACGGTAATACCAAACAGTAGCTCTGAATTGACTTGACAGCACAGAAGAAATGGGTCCCACAGAGTTCGGAAATTTACCTTAATGCCACTGAGTTATGTAACTCAGAAACAGAAAACAACATTTTCTTGTTTCCGGTTTTCATCACTCTCACTCAACCCAAACTGAGTTTAAGTGATGAAAACAAGGAGAGAAAATCAAGCCAAACACTCAAAATTGTGTGGGTCCCACGTAATTCTCAAACTCGGTTATGAGAACTCAGTCATATGACTTAAAACACCCCTAATCCAAATAGGGCCTTAATAACTGATACGAACTAGAAccccttaaaaaaagaaaagaaaagacccCACTCTACTGTCATTATGAAACAAGATACAAGGATATCTCACTTAAATACATTTCTAAATCATTATAGCAGAAACCATTTATAAATTCAATACAACATACCAGgatttttatcttaaaaaaaaaaaaaaaaaacagtaatacTGACAAAATTGCTTATGCACATCCAATAGCAGTAGCCTTAACTGAAATTCAAGCTATGAAAATCTTCGCTATTTAGCAGCCAGTCGAAGTATAAGTAGGACATGAGCGTCATCTTCTAGTGACATCAATTGTTATCATGTGCATATATGTGAAAACTTGAGTTAGTATggtattataattaaaaataataataataaataaaaaataaaattcactcATCAATAATCATTATAATTGCAGTTCCTCCATGCCCTTTCTAGAAGGCATAGCACCAATGATTAAGAAGTATAGACATGGTAGAGAAGGAAGTACTATGCAGTCTCAAGTTTTgatgtttcaaaaatttatgaCAAAAATTTCTCTTACTTATCCAGCACTACACAAGGTGAATATGAAAATTAGCATAATACTTGAATAGTTACAAATGTGATGCCATAATAGGACAAAACCATCTACCTTAGCAAAATCCTTAAAGTTCATCATCATCACCTACTGCATATATGTGAAAACCTGAGTTagtatgataataataaaaatttaagtttaattttaaGGAACTTAGAAAGTATAGGGTGATTGGGATTGCTTGCGCACAGTgagccaaaagaagaaaaagaaaaatgacttAACTTACTTGCTAGTGACAAAACCAGATGtatatttagaaagaaaataagatagaaTAGGATTAGACATTAATGGGAAGGATATTTGAGATGGTCATTACCAATTAATTTATAGATAGGTACTCCCCCAAAGCTCGCAATCAAACATTGTGCATTTGTTAAGTTGAACTCTTCCACATCTTGCTCGTATATCAAACTAGCCCCACAATCAAACACATCAATGGTTTTTTTATCGGTCTCAAATATAACCTTAATCTGACTACATTTACCATTACCAACAGTAGAAAACCAATCATCATGAGACAAATATAATAGGCAAATACCGTTTTCAAAACGTATCATGGTAGTAAAAAGTTCAAAGGCCCAGTGATTCTGAGGCATATCACCAAGGGCTATCACACGAGCTCTAATAACATCACTCAAGcatatataatttgattgtGATGCCCAAAGAGCAAATCCTATCCATTTACTATTATACCAATTTGAAGGCAGCTCTATGCTTATTGAATTCCTCACTGTTTGAATCAAACatgacaaaaaaattatcagaaaTTTAGTTCTTGATCCATCCTCTTCTCTTTTGAAAGAAGTTCCATAAACGGTTTTACGACAAAGGAGTCCCTGTAGCTGTACCCAAAACACAACTATTGTTAACTGTTATTATTTaacaatgtgtgtgtgtgtgtgagagagagagagagagagagagagagagagagagagagagattacctGTAGGAAATGGAACAATATTTTAAATTCCACTAGAATGTCTCGCTCATCATACAGACACCACTGGGAGAGAGGTTGTGACCAGCTACGCAGTTTGACCTGTGCTAGTGACCATTTTAGGGAATAACAAAGCTTAGCATCTATAACTCTTACGGTTGATGGAAGCCTTGGCAAAGATTTTAGTTTTGAGCAACCGAAAAGACCGAGTTTTTCAAGTGACCTCAAATTATGTATGTCGCTAGGAAGACTTTCGAGATCTGTGCAGAAACTTAGATCTAATAAAGTAAGGGTAGTCAAACACTTGATTGATGAGGGTGCTACTTTCTTAATAGCAGTCCAACCCAATTTGAGTTCCGATAGGCTTTTCATAATTCCAGTAAATTTCGGAAACGAACCAATTCTTGAGCAACCTTGAATATTAAGAACAGTAAGGGACTGCATTTCAGCAGACATGCTGGGAAGATCAGTAAGAGACCAGCAGCATTCCAGATTTAAATACCTAAGCTTGCTGAGTTGTCCAATAGATGGGTGGATCGCAACCAATCGATGGCAGGAAGAAAGGTTTAGTCCCTTAAGTATTGAAACACCAGAAAAGTCAGGTGTTCTAATAAGGTAGTTGGAATAACTAAGATCAATGAACTTTAACTTGGATGAAAGCtgttacccaaaacaaaaaaaaaaaaaaaagtttccattAAACGtagaaattaatttaataagtaaagaattcttttaaattaaaacaactTTATAAATGAAAGGAGGAGGCTCAAATACACTGGAAGTGTATTTGTAATTGTAGCTACActtaaagaaaagagaaataataaatagcTATGTCGCAATTCAAATTACCAATACTCCTTGCCAAAGATATTCCAAATAGCTGTGCCGCAATTCAAGATGAACAAGCTCCATTGGTTGGGAACTGAATGACAAACATTTTAAAGGACAGAAGTTCCAAGAAAGATGTCTTAGCTGATTAGGAACATCAAGATGTCTTTGGTCATTAGGAAGACATAAGTTGACCTTCTTATCAATTACCATCAATCTAAGATTAGACATCTTTGATAACACTTCAAGaaattcttcaaatttgaaatcctCTTTCTTGTAATGAACAACTATGGCTTCAATTGCATTTGTTGCCTAAGATTTCAAAAGCAAAGGATTGGTAATTTGCACAATCATCATTgacaatatattattattgttttcaaaatataagaaatcaTCATTGACAATATAATAGCATGGTAAATGAATGTTTTATTCTTGATTTTGTTACATAAATACTTAGGTAACCACTTACcaattggaattttattttaaagaattaatttattgaacaaaattatgCTACTATACCTACTCAATCCTATTCACTGAAATAAATTATagctttgtcatttttcttacCATATTGTCCTTCAATACATGAAGCAAGTCATTAATAAGCCACAACCTACTTTGCTTTCCAAGCTTTCCCTTTGATTCAAAACGAACAATTTTTTCACCCATTTCTTGTAGTAGATCATGCATCCCCAAACATTCATTGCCATCCACAGAAAGGAGAGATTTTTCCACGAGAACACTTACACCAATTGTTGCATTAAAACCACAATTCTCTAATATACGTATTACTTGATTTTTCTTCCAATGTCtgaagaaacatgcaatatctaAGAATATCTCCTTCCACATTTCCTCTAGTCCATCGTAACTTATTTTAAGTATATTAAATATTTCtcctttagtttttttaaaactagGCAATGCACTTTGCCATTCATCTATTGTTCTTCCAACCAAAAAGGAACCCAAAGTAACAAGAGCTAATGGAAGGCCATTAGAATATTCCACTACTTCTTGGGAGAGTTGCATATAACCTTTTTTGGGTTGCTCATTTTTGAAGgctttcaaacaaaaaagttttaaa is part of the Quercus robur chromosome 9, dhQueRobu3.1, whole genome shotgun sequence genome and harbors:
- the LOC126698259 gene encoding disease resistance protein RPV1-like; translated protein: MFSVSGSFGAHCYCNSLSQMASMKCKRESSPSPSSSSTRQWKYEVFLSFRGEDTRNNFTDHLYTALTQKGIITFRDEEELKRGKSISKLFEAIEESQIAIIIFSKNYASSRWCLKELAKIIECRKEIGLIVLPIFYHVEPSDVKKQTGIFGQAFIDHQKCFEVNIKEVETWRIALKEVANISGWHLQNRPESEFIQDVVKEMMEKLSSKSSSVTKSFIGIESTLARFIPSYLSFENNICMIGIYGMGGLGKTTLARAVYDKFRSQFEGSSFIANVREDSKKHGLPKLQQQLLADILEDKSILISNVYDGVDMIEKRLCCKKVLLVIDDVDHLEQLEKLAGGHDWFGLGSRIIITTRDEHVLIQHRVCKRYNPNGLNNDDALKLFCLKAFKNEQPKKGYMQLSQEVVEYSNGLPLALVTLGSFLVGRTIDEWQSALPSFKKTKGEIFNILKISYDGLEEMWKEIFLDIACFFRHWKKNQVIRILENCGFNATIGVSVLVEKSLLSVDGNECLGMHDLLQEMGEKIVRFESKGKLGKQSRLWLINDLLHVLKDNMATNAIEAIVVHYKKEDFKFEEFLEVLSKMSNLRLMVIDKKVNLCLPNDQRHLDVPNQLRHLSWNFCPLKCLSFSSQPMELVHLELRHSYLEYLWQGVLLSSKLKFIDLSYSNYLIRTPDFSGVSILKGLNLSSCHRLVAIHPSIGQLSKLRYLNLECCWSLTDLPSMSAEMQSLTVLNIQGCSRIGSFPKFTGIMKSLSELKLGWTAIKKVAPSSIKCLTTLTLLDLSFCTDLESLPSDIHNLRSLEKLGLFGCSKLKSLPRLPSTVRVIDAKLCYSLKWSLAQVKLRSWSQPLSQWCLYDERDILVEFKILFHFLQLQGLLCRKTVYGTSFKREEDGSRTKFLIIFLSCLIQTVRNSISIELPSNWYNSKWIGFALWASQSNYICLSDVIRARVIALGDMPQNHWAFELFTTMIRFENGICLLYLSHDDWFSTVGNGKCSQIKVIFETDKKTIDVFDCGASLIYEQDVEEFNLTNAQCLIASFGGVPIYKLIVGDDDEL